From the Saccharomycodes ludwigii strain NBRC 1722 chromosome I, whole genome shotgun sequence genome, one window contains:
- the RPA190 gene encoding DNA-directed RNA polymerase I core subunit RPA190 (similar to Saccharomyces cerevisiae YOR341W | RPA190 | RNA Polymerase A) produces MDISKPIGSEITSLDFSVLTSQEIRNLSAKQITNPTVLDNLGHPINGGLYDLSLGAFLRNLCATCGLDENYCPGHQGHIELPVPCYNPLFFNQLYIYLRSCCLYCHNFRLRKIEVHRYACRLKLLQYGLIDESYKLDELTVDNMSFAENDDDEAIEDNGDNTSSSHNQISEAILDELRAKRQEFVDVSIAKALSDGRTFETGVFTATVNDERKNLIHDFYKKILSRQKCDNCGMFSPKFRKDGFTKVFETALTDKQITNNRVKGLIRKDMIKKQNQSKKLSGDESNTLDDENIPIMTKPKTGSTYILSTEVRNILRAVFKREQQVLQYIFYSRPNLSKKLVKADIFFMDVIIVPPTRFRLPSKLGDEVHENAQNQLLSKILTTSLLIRDLNDEMSKLQKDVVSVDDRRIIFNRLMNAFVTIQNDVNAFIDSTKAQSSGSNGRVPTPGVKQALEKKEGLFRKHMMGKRVNYAARSVISPDPNIETNEIGLPPVFAKKLTYPEPVTSYNIAELRQAVINGPEKWPGATQIQNEDGSLVSLVGMTLEQRKALANQLLTPSTHNFNHTLNKKVYRHIKNRDIVIMNRQPTLHKASMMGHKVRVLPSEKTLRLHYANTGAYNADFDGDEMNLHFPQNENARSEALTLANTDSQYLTPTNGSPVRGLIQDHISAGVWLTNKDSFFTREQYQQYIYSCIRPEHGHASRKKIVTVTPAIIKPVPLWTGKQIITTVLLNVTPPDMPGINLKSKNKIKNEYWGKHSHENEVIFKDGQLLCGILDKSQYGASKYGIVHSLHEVYGPATAAKILSVLGRLFTNYITSTAFTCGMDDLRLTPQGNKWRRDILATSNDTGRSAAAEVTNLDKDVAQDDPELKRRLEEILRDDNKLAILDAITSNKVNGITSKVVSKCVPDGTMKKFPENSMQAMALSGAKGSNVNVSQIMCLLGQQALEGRRVPVMVSGKTLPCFKPFATDAMAGGYIKGRFYSGINPQEYYFHCMAGREGLIDTAVKTSRSGYLQRCLTKQLEGVHVSYDNTVRDADGTLIQFMYGGDSVDITKESHLVEFNFCVDNYDSLLVKYNPSALVEHLNVDSAIKYAKKALKYRKKHKNEPHYEQTVKYDPVLAKYNPAKYLGAVSENFQDKLENFIDSNSSLFKNNKGITDKKFKALMQLKYMRSLINPGESVGIIASQSIGEPSTQMTLNTFHFAGHGAANVTLGIPRLREIVMTASAAIKTPQMTLPILDDVTDDQADAYCKSVAKVLLSEVVDNVTVTETVGSATSRSYVVHMNFFDEEEYNDEYDVGKKQLDTVISERFLDLLESAIVKEIRKQKIKTSLPDDINVAVPKSQSALGAYATTMADAADNDEEEARKKGKQAVSYDDPDEDEIDTMRQAEKSDDEDMLNSDTENSGQDSDSDSDSDSDKDADAMDIDEIETAATAARKNMTKSQLDRQSSIITSHKFVTKYQFDDDAGKWCEFKIELSSDTEKLLMVNIIEAICRICVIREIPHIGRCIHPQPEGGKRVLVTEGVNFQAVWDHDTFIDVNGIRSNDVAAVLKTYGVEAARNTIVNEINNVFSRYAISVSFRHLDLIADMMTRQGSYLAFNRQGMESSTSSLMKMSYETTCQFLTKAVLDNDREELKSPSARLVLGKLSGVGTGSFDLLAKQVNL; encoded by the coding sequence atggatattTCAAAACCTATTGGTTCTGAAATTACCTCTTTGGATTTCAGTGTATTGACATCCCAAGAAATTCGTAATTTATCCGCCAAGCAAATTACAAATCCAACTGTTTTAGATAACTTGGGGCATCCAATTAATGGTGGTTTATACGATTTAAGTTTAGGTGCCTTTTTACGTAACTTGTGTGCCACTTGTGGTTTGGATGAAAACTATTGTCCCGGTCACCAGGGTCACATCGAATTACCGGTTCCATGTTACAACCCATTGTTCTTTAAccaattatatatttatttacgtTCTTGTTGTTTATATTGTCACAATTTCCGTTTAAGAAAGATTGAAGTTCATCGTTACGCTTGCCGGTTAAAATTGCTGCAATATGGTTTGATCGATGAATCGTATAAACTAGATGAACTCACCGTGGATAATATGTCATTTGctgaaaatgatgatgatgaagccATTGAAGATAATGGTGATAATACCTCTTCTTCACATAACCAAATCAGTGAAGCCATTTTGGATGAACTAAGAGCCAAACGTCAAGAATTTGTAGATGTTAGCATTGCAAAAGCTTTAAGTGACGGCAGAACTTTTGAAACTGGTGTTTTCACTGCTACTGTTAATgatgaaagaaaaaatttgatccacgatttttacaaaaagattttaagtAGACAAAAGTGTGATAATTGTGGTATGTTTTCTCCAAAATTCAGAAAAGATGGATTCACCAAGGTTTTCGAAACCGCATTAACCGATAAACAAATCACCAATAACAGAGTCAAAGGGTTAATTCGTAAAGATATGATTAAAAAGCAAAACCAATCCAAGAAACTAAGTGGTGACGAATCCAACACTTTGGATGATGAAAATATCCCGATTATGACCAAACCTAAAACTGGCTCTACCTATATCCTAAGTACTGAAGTCCGTAATATCTTGAGAGCCGTTTTCAAACGGGAACAACAAGTTCTACAATATATCTTCTATTCAAGACCAAATTTGTCCAAAAAATTGGTAAAGgctgatatttttttcatggATGTAATTATCGTTCCCCCAACCAGGTTCCGTTTACCATCTAAATTGGGTGATGAAGTTCATGAAAATGCCCAAAACCAATTGTTGTCTAAAATATTGACCACTTCCTTGCTAATTAGAGatttaaatgatgaaaTGAGCAAGTTGCAAAAAGATGTTGTTTCTGTTGATGATAGaagaattattttcaatagaTTAATGAACGCTTTTGTAACTATCCAAAACGATGTCAATGCATTCATTGATTCCACGAAAGCACAAAGTTCAGGAAGCAATGGCCGAGTTCCTACTCCAGGTGTGAAGCAAGCTTTAGAGAAGAAGGAGGGTTTGTTTAGAAAGCACATGATGGGTAAGCGTGTTAACTATGCTGCTCGGTCCGTTATTTCTCCAGACCCAAATATTGAAACTAATGAGATTGGATTACCACCTGTTTTtgctaaaaaattaacttaTCCAGAACCTGTTACTAGTTACAATATCGCTGAATTGCGTCAAGCTGTGATAAACGGTCCAGAAAAATGGCCGGGTGCCACCCAAATTCAAAATGAAGATGGCTCATTGGTCTCTTTGGTTGGTATGACTCTAGAGCAGCGTAAGGCCTTGGCAAATCAATTGTTGACTCCTTCTACTCATAATTTTAATCACACTTTGAACAAGAAAGTTTACCGTcacattaaaaatagagaCATCGTGATTATGAACAGACAACCAACTTTACATAAGGCCTCTATGATGGGTCACAAAGTTAGAGTCTTGCCATCGGAAAAAACTTTACGGTTGCATTATGCAAATACCGGTGCCTACAATGCTGATTTTGATGGTGACGAAATGAACTTGCATTTCCCACAAAATGAAAACGCTAGATCTGAGGCTTTGACTCTAGCAAATACTGATTCTCAATATTTAACTCCAACTAATGGTTCGCCCGTAAGAGGTTTGATCCAAGATCATATTTCTGCAGGTGTTTGGTTGACCAATAAGGATAGTTTTTTCACTAGAGAGCAGTACCagcaatatatatacagcTGTATTCGTCCAGAACATGGACACGCttctagaaaaaaaatagttacTGTAACACCAGCTATTATTAAGCCCGTGCCTCTATGGACTGGTAAGCAGATAATAACTACTGTTTTGCTAAATGTCACTCCTCCTGACATGCCGGGCATAAACTTGAagtctaaaaataaaatcaaaaacgAATATTGGGGCAAACACTCTCACGAAAATgaagttatttttaaggATGGCCAATTACTATGTGGTATCTTGGATAAATCACAATACGGTGCTTCTAAATATGGTATTGTTCACTCTTTGCACGAAGTTTATGGCCCTGCAACTGCTGCTAAGATTTTATCAGTTTTGGGTAGATTATTTACAAACTATATTACTTCTACAGCTTTCACTTGTGGTATGGATGATTTACGTTTAACTCCCCAAGGTAACAAGTGGAGACGTGATATTTTAGCCACTTCAAATGACACTGGTAGAAGCGCTGCTGCCGAAGTTACTAATTTGGACAAGGACGTTGCTCAAGATGATCCAGAATTGAAAAGACGTTTAGAGGAAATTTTACGTGATGATAACAAACTGGCCATTTTAGATGCTATTACCTCCAATAAGGTCAACGGCATTACTTCCAAAGTTGTTTCCAAGTGTGTTCCTGACGGGACCATGAAAAAATTCCCGGAAAACTCTATGCAAGCGATGGCTCTATCTGGTGCTAAAGGTTCTAATGTTAATGTTTCCCAAATTATGTGTTTATTAGGTCAACAAGCTTTAGAAGGTAGAAGGGTTCCTGTCATGGTTAGTGGTAAAACTCTACCTTGTTTCAAACCATTTGCAACTGATGCAATGGCTGGTGGCTATATTAAGGGTCGTTTCTATTCCGGGATCAATCCCCAGGAGTATTATTTCCACTGTATGGCTGGTCGTGAGGGTTTGATTGACACTGCTGTGAAAACATCCAGATCCGGTTACTTACAACGTTGTTTAACCAAACAATTAGAAGGTGTTCACGTCTCATACGACAACACAGTTAGAGACGCTGACGGCACTTTAATTCAGTTTATGTATGGTGGAGATTCTGTTGACATTACCAAAGAATCACACTTGGTTGAGTTCAACTTTTGTGTTGATAATTACGATTCCTTATTGGTCAAGTATAACCCTTCCGCCTTAGTGGAACACTTGAACGTTGATTCTGCTATCAAGTATGCCAAGAAGGCTTTGAAATATAGAAAGAAGCATAAGAATGAACCACATTACGAACAAACCGTCAAATATGATCCAGTGTTAGCCAAATACAACCCAGCTAAATATCTGGGCGCCGTCTCTGAAAACTTTCAGGATAAATTAGAAAACTTTATTGATAGCAATTCGTCgttgtttaaaaataacaaaggCATAACTGATAAGAAGTTTAAGGCTTTGATGCAATTGAAATATATGCGTTCTTTAATTAATCCAGGTGAATctgttggtattattgCTTCACAATCTATTGGTGAACCATCAACTCAAATGACATTGAATACCTTCCATTTTGCTGGTCATGGTGCTGCAAATGTTACATTAGGTATTCCTCGTCTAAGAGAAATTGTAATGACAGCATCAGCTGCGATTAAGACTCCGCAAATGACATTGCCTATTTTAGATGACGTTACTGATGATCAAGCTGATGCTTACTGTAAATCTGTTGCCAAAGTTTTATTGTCAGAAGTTGTTGATAACGTCACTGTCACTGAAACTGTCGGTTCGGCTACTTCTCGTTCCTATGTTGTTCATATGAATTTCTTTGACGAAGAGGAATATAATGACGAATATGATGTTGGTAAGAAACAATTGGACACTGTTATCAGTGAACGCTTTTTGGATTTGTTAGAATCGGCTATAGTTAAAGAAattagaaaacaaaaaataaaaacgaGTTTACCAGATGATATTAACGTTGCTGTTCCAAAATCGCAGTCAGCCTTGGGTGCATATGCTACCACTATGGCTGATGCTGCTGATAACGATGAAGAAGAGGCACGCAAGAAGGGTAAACAGGCCGTTTCTTATGATGATCCAGATGAAGACGAAATAGACACTATGAGACAGGCAGAAAAATcggatgatgaagatatGTTGAATTCAGATACTGAAAATTCAGGTCAGGACTCAGACTCAGACTCAGACTCAGACTCAGACAAAGATGCCGATGCCATGGATATAGATGAGATTGAAACTGCGGCTACTGCTGCCCGTAAGAATATGACCAAATCACAATTGGACAGGCAATCTTCCATTATCACTTCTCATAAATTTGTTACCAAGTATCaatttgatgatgatgctGGTAAATGGTgtgaatttaaaattgaGTTATCTTCAGATACCGAAAAATTGTTAATGGTTAATATCATTGAAGCTATATGTCGTATTTGTGTCATAAGGGAAATCCCACACATTGGTCGCTGTATTCATCCTCAGCCAGAGGGTGGTAAGCGTGTTTTGGTCACTGAAGGTGTCAACTTTCAAGCGGTTTGGGACCATGATACATTTATTGATGTCAATGGTATTAGATCCAACGATGTTGCTGCTGTGTTAAAAACTTATGGTGTTGAAGCTGCCAGAAATACTATTGTCAATGAAATTAACAACGTTTTCTCTCGTTATGCCATTTCTGTTTCTTTCCGTCATTTAGATTTAATCGCTGATATGATGACAAGGCAAGGTTCCTATTTGGCTTTTAATAGACAAGGTATGGAATCATCCACTTCTTCATTGATGAAAATGTCTTATGAAACTACTTGTCAATTTTTAACTAAGGCCGTTTTGGACAATGATCGTGAAGAATTGAAAAGTCCATCTGCTAGGTTGGTTTTAGGTAAGCTATCAGGTGTTGGTACTGGttcttttgatttattagcTAAACAAGtcaatttataa
- the RBG1 gene encoding GTP-binding protein RBG1 (similar to Saccharomyces cerevisiae YAL036C | RBG1 | RiBosome interacting Gtpase) codes for MSTTVEKIKLIEDEMSRTQKNKATSFHLGQLKAKLAKLRRELLQSAQAGSGGGGGVGFDVARTGVASVGFVGFPSVGKSTLLSKLTGTESEAAEYEFTTLVTVPGVIRYKGAKIQMLDLPGIIDGAKDGRGRGKQVIAVARTCNLLFIILDVNKPMHHKQIIEKELEGVGIRLNKQPPDILVKKKEKGGVSITNTVPLTHLGHDEIRAVMHEYKINSAEISFRCDATVDDLIDVLESSSRKYIPAIYVLNKIDSLSLEELELLYRIPNAVPISSGQEWNLDKLLEVMWDRLNLVRVYTKPKGIMPDFTDPVVLRSDRCSVKDFCNTIHKSLVDEFRNALVYGTSVKHQPQFVGLNHVLEDEDVVTILKK; via the coding sequence ATGTCTACCAcagttgaaaaaattaagctTATTGAAGATGAAATGTCTCGAACCCAAAAGAATAAAGCCACTTCCTTTCATTTGGGTCAACTAAAGGCTAAATTAGCTAAATTAAGGAGGGAATTGCTACAGTCTGCTCAAGCAGGcagtggtggtggtggtggtgttGGTTTTGATGTTGCAAGGACAGGTGTAGCATCTGTTGGTTTTGTTGGTTTTCCATCGGTTGGTAAGTCTACTTTATTATCTAAATTAACAGGTACCGAATCTGAAGCTGCTGAATATGAATTTACCACTTTAGTCACTGTCCCTGGTGTTATTAGATACAAAGGTGCCAAAATACAAATGTTAGATTTACCAGGTATTATTGATGGTGCTAAAGATGGTAGAGGTAGAGGTAAACAAGTTATTGCGGTGGCTAGAACTTGCaacttattatttattatactGGATGTCAATAAACCAATGCACCATAAGCAAATTATCGAAAAGGAATTGGAAGGGGTGGGTATTAGGTTAAATAAACAGCCACCTGACATTCTAGttaagaaaaaggaaaaaggtgGTGTCTCCATTACAAACACCGTTCCATTAACTCATTTGGGCCATGATGAAATTAGAGCTGTTATGCAcgaatataaaattaactcTGCTGAAATTTCATTTAGATGTGATGCAACTGTTGATGATTTGATTGATGTCTTAGAATCTTCCAGCAGAAAGTATATCCCAGCCATATATGTCTTAAACAAGATTGATTCGTTATCCTTGGAAGAATTAGAACTATTATATAGAATACCTAACGCAGTTCCGATTTCCTCTGGTCAAGAATGGAATTTAGACAAATTATTGGAGGTCATGTGGGATAGATTGAACCTAGTTAGAGTTTATACTAAGCCAAAGGGGATTATGCCTGACTTCACTGATCCAGTTGTATTGAGGAGCGATAGATGTTCTGTTAAAGATTTTTGTAACACAATTCATAAATCACTAGTTGATGAATTCCGGAACGCATTGGTTTatggtactagtgttaaGCATCAACCACAGTTTGTTGGTTTGAACCATGTTTtggaagatgaagatgtggttaccattttaaaaaaatga
- the FUN12 gene encoding translation initiation factor eIF5B (similar to Saccharomyces cerevisiae YAL035W | FUN12 | Function Unknown Now) translates to MGKKSKKNSQNYWDEDFENDLSEQKSQTEELGSSAPQTEETTPAPSAELDTATTAGADDIEADFMSTLKKSKKKKKEKGDEGLDTASTAGKPVLKSKKEKEREKKEKEKQKKKEQAAKKKNGAKVTNKTVTPTKTVPEETKQSETDDTVTSAPSKKSKKKVPAGLAALRRQLELKKQLEEEERLAREEEERLEKEEEERLEKESKAKEEEKKLKKEKEKAKRERLKAEGKLLTRKQKEEKKLLERRRAALLSAGNIKVAALEKKEGSADVDTSKENTLKPKKVVYGKKKKGKSKEDLEKEEFEKKMKKSEENAAAAKKQQQEQEEEDEALIDDWENLALDEDEATGPTEEELEEAEEDQMFEQELSEVSTNKTEELPKTPVSREATPSAAGSKYEVIAPKKKIIPHKDLRSPICCILGHVDTGKTKLLDKIRQTNVQGGEAGGITQQIGATYFPIDAIEQKTAVMAKYEEQTFDVPGLLVIDTPGHESFTNLRSRGSSLCNIAILVIDIMHGLEQQTIESIRLLRDRKAPFVVALNKIDRLYDWQSTPNNSFRDSFEKQPRAVKQEFETRLESIKVALAEQGLNSELYFQNKNITKYVSIVPTSAVTGEGVPDLLWLLLELTQKRMSKQLRYVSDDIEATVLEVKVIEGFGTTIDVILSNGTLKEGDRIVLCGLNGPIVTTIRALLTPQPLRELRLKSEYVHHKEVKAALGVKIAANDLEKAVSGSRLLVVGPDDDEEDLMDDVMDDLTGLLDSVDNTGKGVVVQASTLGSLEALLDFLKDMKIPVMSIGLGPVYKRDVMKCATMLEKAKEYAVMLCFDVKIDKEAEQYAEEQGIRIFNADIIYHLFDSFTAYQEELKNKRREEYSSQAIFPCVLNTIQIINKRGPMIIGVDVVEGILRIGTPICAVKIDPTNKQKQTLLLGRVASLEINHEPVTEVRKGQTAAGVAMRLDDPSSQQPIWGRHVNEKDTLYSMISRSSIDTLKDPVFRDQVPKGDWLLIKKLKPIFDIE, encoded by the coding sequence ATGGGTAAGAAATCTAAGAAAAATTCCCAAAATTATTGGGACgaagattttgaaaatgatttAAGTGAACAAAAATCACAAACTGAAGAATTAGGTTCTTCCGCACCTCAAACTGAAGAAACTACACCAGCTCCTTCTGCTGAGCTAGATACTGCCACCACTGCTGGTGCTGATGATATCGAAGCAGATTTTATGTcaactttgaaaaaatccaagaaaaagaaaaaggaaaagggtGATGAAGGCCTTGATACTGCATCAACTGCTGGTAAACctgttttaaaatctaagaaggaaaaagaaagggaaaaaaaagaaaaggaaaaacaaaaaaaaaaggaacaagctgccaaaaagaaaaatggtGCTAAAGTTACAAATAAAACTGTAACGCCCACAAAGACTGTGCCTgaagaaacaaaacaatCAGAAACAGATGACACAGTGACTTCTGCTCCATCTAAGAAAtcgaagaaaaaagttcCAGCGGGATTAGCTGCTTTGAGACGTCAATTAGAATTAAAGAAACAattggaagaagaagagagGTTAGCAagggaagaagaagaaagattagaaaaagaggaggaagaaagattagaaaaagaatcTAAGGCCAAAGaggaagagaaaaaattgaaaaaggaaaaggaaaaggctAAACGTGAAAGATTAAAGGCGGAAGGTAAATTACTGActagaaaacaaaaagaggaaaaaaaactactAGAGAGAAGAAGAGCTGCTTTATTATCTGCTGGTAACATTAAAGTTGCTgctttggaaaaaaaagaaggttCTGCTGATGTTGATACCAGCAAAGAAAATACTCTCAAGCCAAAGAAAGTTGTCTATggtaaaaagaagaagggTAAATCCAAAGAggatttagaaaaagaagagtttgaaaaaaagatgaaaaaatcCGAGGAAAATGCTGCTGCCGCCAAGAAACAACAGCAAGAacaggaagaagaagacgAGGCTTTAATTGATGATTGGGAAAATTTAGCTTTAGATGAGGATGAAGCTACTGGGCCAACTGAAGAGGAATTAGAAGAAGCAGAAGAGGACCAAATGTTTGAACAGGAACTATCTGAAGTTTCTACTAATAAAACTGAGGAATTACCTAAAACCCCAGTATCCAGAGAAGCCACGCCAAGCGCTGCAGGCTCTAAATATGAAGTTATTGCCccaaaaaagaagattatTCCCCACAAAGATTTACGTTCTCCTATTTGTTGTATCTTGGGTCATGTCGATACAGGTAAGACCAAATTATTAGACAAAATTAGACAAACAAATGTTCAAGGTGGTGAAGCAGGTGGTATTACCCAACAAATCGGTGCTACTTACTTTCCAATTGATGCTATTGAACAAAAAACCGCAGTTATGGCTAAATATGAAGAGCAAACGTTTGATGTTCCAGGTTTATTGGTCATTGATACTCCGGGCCACGAATCTTTTACTAACTTACGTTCCAGAGGTTCTTCTTTATGTAATATTGCCATTTTGGTTATTGATATCATGCATGGTTTAGAACAACAAACCATCGAATCCATAAGGTTATTGAGAGATAGAAAGGCTCcatttgttgttgcttTAAACAAAATCGATAGATTGTATGACTGGCAATCCACACCAAACAATTCTTTCAGAGattcttttgaaaaacaacCAAGAGCTGTCAAACAAGAGTTTGAAACCAGGTTGGAATCTATTAAGGTAGCTTTGGCCGAACAAGGTTTAAACTCCGAACTATACTTCCAGAACAAGAATATTACTAAATACGTATCTATTGTTCCAACCTCGGCTGTTACCGGTGAAGGTGTTCCAGATTTATTGTGGTTATTACTAGAGCTAACCCAAAAGAGGATGTCCAAACAATTGAGGTATGTATCTGACGATATTGAAGCAACTGTCTTGGAAGTTAAAGTCATTGAAGGTTTTGGTACTACCATTgatgttattttatctaaTGGTACTTTGAAGGAGGGTGATAGAATTGTGCTTTGTGGCTTGAATGGACCAATCGTAACAACCATCAGAGCCTTATTAACACCACAACCATTGCGTGAATTGCGTTTAAAGAGTGAGTATGTTCACCATAAGGAGGTTAAAGCAGCTTTGGGTGTTAAAATTGCTGCCAATGATTTAGAAAAGGCTGTTTCTGGATCCAGATTATTGGTTGTTGGCCCAGATGATGACGAAGAAGATTTAATGGACGATGTTATGGATGATTTGACAGGATTATTGGATTCTGTAGACAACACAGGTAAGGGTGTTGTTGTCCAAGCTTCTACTCTAGGTTCTTTAGAAGCATTGTTGGATTTCTTAAAAGACATGAAGATTCCGGTTATGTCGATTGGTTTGGGTCCTGTCTATAAACGTGATGTCATGAAATGTGCCACAATGCTGGAAAAAGCCAAAGAATATGCGGTTATGTTATGTTTTGATGTTAAGATTGATAAAGAAGCTGAACAATATGCTGAGGAACAAGGTATTAGGATCTTTAATGCGGATATTATTTATCATTTGTTTGATTCATTTACAGCTTATCAAGAAGAGTTGAAAAACAAACGTCGTGAAGAATATAGTTCTCAAGCTATTTTCCCATGTGTATTGAATACCAttcaaattattaacaaGCGTGGTCCAATGATTATCGGTGTTGATGTTGTTGAAGGTATATTGCGTATTGGCACTCCAATTTGTGCTGTTAAAATTGATCCAAccaataaacaaaaacaaactttGTTATTAGGTAGAGTGGCTTCTTTAGAAATCAATCATGAACCTGTTACAGAAGTCAGGAAGGGTCAAACTGCTGCTGGTGTTGCTATGCGTTTGGACGATCCTTCTTCTCAGCAACCTATTTGGGGCCGTCAtgtaaatgaaaaagatacTTTATACTCTATGATTTCCAGAAGTTCCATTGATACTTTGAAAGATCCGGTTTTTAGAGATCAAGTTCCAAAGGGAGATTGGTTATTAAttaagaaattaaaacctATCTTTGATATTGAGTAG